The genomic DNA TATGTAGTCTGGGTGTTCGAAAGAGACACAACCTATCATAAAACCAAATTTAAGATCACATAgacttttactttttttattttttactccAACTTTTACTCCAACACGTAAATAAAGGaaagtgtgtatattttgtctACGTACTATACTATAAGTAGCCCGGTTTATAGAAATCTATTTTGACGAACTTCCATGTTCATTTTATGTATCACTTTTTACCTATATAAAATGTCTGTGTGTCGAACCCACACCGATACATCACTCCAGTTTGCAACCAACGACATCGAATCCTATGTTGATATTCAGCGACTAGTAATTTACGAAAATTCGTTTTATTTTCCCATCAGAGGAATCTCACTGTGACAAAATTGAATTTGGCAGACAACAGACTCGGTAGAGAAGGGGCCATACATGTGGCAGATATGCTAACAGAGAATGCTATTATCTCCACTCTAGTAAGTATCGCTTAGTTAAACTAATGTTGTTCAGATACCGAGACATATCCATACTGTGCAGGGAATATTAAGAATACTGAGCAATTGAAAAAAAGGCAAAAATATATCTTGTTTGTTGAGATCTCTATCTTGTATATAAAAAGTTACTACTCCCTCCAGTTTTTAGAGTTACAGTACCGTTTTCGCCTTCTACTGTAAATGCATGTATCTCAGGAGATCATTGTCATAatcactgagcttgaatattcTATCTAGCAAATGGAACAAGCTAGTTTATAAACCATTGCCACAATGACAGAGCGTGGCTATAGATGTATATTATACTTAGCAAACATACTATAATTTCGTAGAAAGTGAATTTTTGGTTCCCTTCTTTCTCTTTGTATATTGCTTATAAAGCTTAATCGATGAAATAAACACGTTTGacacaatgttttgaaaatgtatacaCACAACCATGCAACCGATTCCGCGTTACACGATCCCCTAATTAACCATTTTCCTGCCACCTTTTATATTTTCAGGATATTTCTGATAATAAGATTGGTTCTGATGGTGTAAGGAAAGTTTGTGATATGATCACAGAAAATAACTCTTTGACCAGTCTTACCCTGTCAGGtaagttaaagtggccatatggatgagaatttggtatttattttggatttttatttgataaaacagcttcactatgtttttctacttgaaaaaataatgcgaaagaacatataccaagtccatgttcataacttaatgcattgcaaaatgatgcaaaaagtgtaaaaagtttgttattgtacgtacaataacaaacattttacacattgtttaatgttttgccgtttattgagatgtgaacatggacttggtatatgttctttcgcattattttttcaagttgaaaaacatagtgaagctgttttatcaaataaaaatccaaaataaataccaaattctcatccatatggccactttaagccCTGTAGTACTATAAAAATTGAACTAGGTGTCAATGCGTAGTTAGAAGTTTATGGCTCAAGTCACATCTGATGTGTTTGATTCTATTATCTTTCTATTATCTTTTATCAAGGAAATGGAATAAAGAATGAAGATGCTAAATATCTGTCAGATCTCCTACGAGTAAGTGACCCATCATAATAacgacacagacagacagacagacagacagacagacagacagacagacagacagacccatgTACACACATATGAGAGACATGGAAAGAGAGATatggagggagggaaggagggagagagacaaaaacagagacagagacagggggagagagagagagagagagagagagagagagagagagagagagagagagagagagagagagagagagagagagagagagagagagagagagagagagagagagagagagagagagagagagagagagagagagagagagagagagagagagagagagagagagagagagagagagagagagagagagagagagagagagagagagagagagagagagagagagagagagagagagagagagagagagagagagagagagagagagagagagagagagagaggggcgATGGATGGAGAGAGGGTGTACTTCTGTCGAGCGTTTATGTATAATACGTGCATGTTGTAGAGGGAAAGAAAgcaattcattttatttagctATTTCTGCACACTAACGACGAGTGCAACATTTTACAagtatatcatatcaatgtGAACGTTTGTCACGGTAAAACAGATTATAAGTTCATCTAATCATCCCTTTTGTTGTGTTGCTAACAAGCTAGTTTTACTCTAATCTTAGAATCCAAGATCAGCAAGACTTCTAACTCTGAATGTCAGTCATAATCATATCGAAGAAGCTGGTGGTAAGGATATAGCCCTGGCAATTAGTAAGTATCAAATTATATAAGTTCTAATTCAGCTTTGATAGCAAAGTTGACAATAGGCACTGTTTAattattcacaacatgataGTCTGTTGATATATTCCTATGATTAGGTTTTCCAAGTTCAAGCGGAAGTAAccatttcttacaatatatatatatatatatatatatatatatatatatatatataatatatatatatatatatatatatatatatatatatatattaccggggatcagacagacagccagacatacatacatacatacatacatacatacatacatacatacatacatacatacatacatacatacatacatacatacatacatacatacatacatacatacatacatacatacatacatacatacatacatacatacatacatacatacatacatacacacacacacagacagacagacagacagacagacagacagacagacatacatacatacatacatacatacatacatacatacatacatacatacatacatacatacatacatacatacatacatacaagtcggatagacagacaaacagacagacagacatacagatagatagatagatagatagatagatagatagacagacagacagacagacagacagacagacagacagacagacagacagacagacagacagacagacagacagatagatagatagatagatagatagatagatagatagatagatagatagatagataaataaataaattcgtGGGTAAGTAGGTGTATACATGATGGGTACGGTATACGTCTGTGTGACGACACTAACGAGCTCCgagtatattatttattttatacttatTTAACACTCTCTACATACCATATCTCGGTTTATCAAAAACTTATAAAACAAATCCCTTTATGATTGTAacttaatataattatttatatattacctGCAGAATATAACTACTGGTTAAAATGTTTAAATCTCAGCTGGAACCACATCAGAAGAAAAGGAGCTACATCTATATGTAAAGCACTGAAGGTTAGTTACAATATTTGTACTATGAGCGCAACTTTACAGGGGGCGCTACACTATGATTGGAAACTCTACCTATACCTGACGACAAACGGAGGGTGTTGTTGATGGGTGCATGGTGggttgatggatggataggtcTAAGCGCAATAGTATAGAAGTTTCATCAACTTTCGTTGtgggtttttgttttaaaagtaatttttttacagtcTTGATCAGCCAAACGTACACTTTGTTTATTTCCCTCGATCACAAAGACCGCTTACAGTTAAACTAGTCGGAAATACAAGTCGTTATAATTAAATTATACATGGCGTCGTATCAATGACttatattgcatattttttatGTACAGGCATGCATTAAAGTATGTCCTTAGAATATAGCAAATTAAAATAGGATGTAGTGCATGACAGTAAACGTCATGTCAAGTAATATCAACACCTCTCTAAGCTTAATTGTTTATTAAGCTGAATGGAATGTTAGTACCCCAACTCCATTGACTAAAATAACATCGACACTCTTGAACCTTGAACCATGAATttaacagttactgtatgacattcaaaaattaTTGACAGTTTAACTGACGAGCGAGCTGCACAGCAAGGAACCGCCGAGTACTTTCTAATAATTGCAGATTAAGAACTCTTGAGAACACGACTTATACACGGACGATTGAACAGGTTATACGACTAAGGCAGTTTGTTTACCGACATCCTATAATGATGATAAACGGTATTGGACGGTAGAGTTAATCATGGAAGTTCCATCCGTGGTACTCCCATGGATGATAGTGCCATGAAACATGGTGACGTCAACACGCAAATTTAAAGCTAATAAACATCCGGTTTATTCGCTATATCTTCAGAAAAGTAACATCAGTTACTTTTCTTCACATTTATGCGAGGGTTCAGGAAGAGAAACATAGTTTTCTACaacatgataaaaataatgaaaatttctactcacagagtcaaaaactTGGTGGAAGCAAATCCCCAATTGTCGCCAACTTCTCAGCTCATTGGCAGCATCTGACGTCGTCAGTGGTACACTATATTTGACAGGGGATAACAAAATCAGACATTCCTGAGTTGATCATGCTGAGTCTCATTTCTTCGTCACTGTACTGGGCTACTGTATATTTATTAAAACACGTGACATTCAGCCAActtaattgaaaacaaaaaatgccATAAGCCGGTCTATTCATTCTCAGTTCTATTTGCGTATATAGTTACGGTAGACTAGTCACGTGACATTTTAAAGTTAGAAGATATTTTGCGAGTTCTTTTACAGATCTAGAGGTAATAATACTACACTGTGTTTTTAGATATGAATAGACATTATCACTGAGAAATCTCTGAAAGTCCCAAGCGGTATGTACATCTCTAGCTAATTCTCCTATACTGTTTGTTATTTACCAATTCTCGTCCTAAATCAATGAAAAAACACCTATCACAACAAAATGTTCTTATAACTCCAATTATTCTCATCATGCTAGAAAATAAAACTTACAGTCAACTCTCGTCCATTTACAGGTGAATAAAGTATTGACTGACGTTGACCTCTCGTGGAATGGTTTAGCCGATGAGGGCGCACTGCTAGTAGCTGAAGTCTTGCAGGAGAATACTACGTTGTTATCTCTGAGTGTCGCTTTCAATAGATTTTCCATATTTGGAGTCAACTTAATCACTGAAggactgaaaaaaaataacacgtTACAAATATTTCGGGTAGGTCTACTTTTTTGATACTTTCTTTAGGACGATAACCCTTTTCATAACTTCGGGAAACCTCTAGCCCTAATTTCcaacttgaaatgaaaatttattatgataaaatataatctaacaatttaattatgtaaataagtaGAACCAAAAAAGATAATGATTGGATGATCAGAAAAAAGTTCCTGTGACGTAAGAAAGGGTACCTTATCAATATTTGCATCTACAAAACATTTTTCGGTGCAAGCAACAACTTACAGACAAAACAACTTGAAAAAGAAATCGAAAGAAAGCTGATATTAAATAGAATAGAATTCGattaaataatgatatataataagtattcgacacaaatattttgttgtagATCGGTGGAAATATGGTTACCCATGCTGGCTCCATGGATCTACTTATGGTTCTAGAGACAAATGTGAATACGTCGATTACGACCCTTGACCTCGGTGTAAGTATATCCTGTCGTGAATGTTTGCTGTTCGGAAGATTAGGTAAAAGCCAGCATGTTGAAATATGATAAAGAACATCAATAACATGTATTGAAAAATAGGGAGgggtcaaaacagctgtacccTTCACGCATACCAACCCTTATATAGCCCTGACACAACAGATGGACAAGTGATCAGACTTGGATAAGCCTTTCACATTGATCGGGAGGCGCCATCAACGACGGTATCATGTAATTTCAGAGTCCCCAAGAAACCTTTTTCAATACAAGTAGTACGGCGTTCTTTGAAGacctgggggagggggggggattATTTCAGAAAACTCGACATTGGTGAATCTGTGGATTTTTTATattgtgatgacgtcaccaaTAGGAGCAACACATCTTATGCTCTTTTTCTGCTTCACTTATTTAGGATGCCCCAGTTACAAAGGAATTCATGGACTTGAAGGATGAACTACAAAGTGAGAGACCTGAACTTGATGTCATTTATGGATGTGTCGTCACAGGTTTCGATCTCTACGCAATACTCGCTAGAGGGCGCAATAAGATTCCCGTTGATCCTGTATGTGTTGTCAGGGACTACATAGTTGATAACGGACTGCGAGGTCATGATTTGTTTTATAGGTTTGATACCAATAAAGACCAGACAGTTACCAGAACAGATTTTCGGAAAGGAATATTGGTAAGTTGGACGCACATCGATCAACCTCTTATCTTCCAAATTCTTCTAAATATAGCATTTTAgattttaaattaatttgaatccttaaattgatgatgatgatgatgatgatgatgatgatgatgatgatgatgatgatgatgatgattatgataatgatgatgatgatgatgatgatgatgaacaaaATTACAATGCACTCAAGAACTGTGATCACATAGAAGTGAGCTTATGACCCTTAGGAAGCCTTCactaattacaagggggagccGGGGGAAATCAGGTCCAGACTTCGTCATGTTCTCCCTCagtttcctttctctaaaacaacatatgaccctccccctgtttacaatatttaaaaaaaaacatgatttaaatTCTTTTAGACAAGGAAAATGACACTAGTCtcagaatcaatggtttaaaggaattaatcccaccgctgccaccatgttgaaatttttaaaggcattggttatttcccaactactaccaCCAGAGTAAACTTGTGTGAAGGCAATGCATTAATTAGTATCTGTGTTTGGAACTCATTCGCTGAgcccatcccccccccccctcattgtAACTACAGAAGGCTCTCATATGTGGTAATGGCATGATTATGCCTTCCATTTggaattgttttaaaataataattgattTCATCATACATACCTGATCTATTTTGTAAATAATCTTCGTTTCCATGTTTCAGGCAACACAGGTGGCACTGTCAGCGCGAGAACGTGGTAAACTCTACAGGCTTCTTGACGTGAGAAACAAGGGCTTCTTTGTTTTCAAGTAAGTACAAACTTGCACCATGGACCCTCTATGACTCGTGTGCTGGATTA from Glandiceps talaboti chromosome 22, keGlaTala1.1, whole genome shotgun sequence includes the following:
- the LOC144452538 gene encoding uncharacterized protein LOC144452538, translating into MSLVKGKVHDSGRNLQSTADEGFHEENTDTCTDRDIAVYKSSCRRLGVIPSSIIIRTLKKRDHCMNLKYCGMSAKDMQALSTALVRNLTVTKLNLADNRLGREGAIHVADMLTENAIISTLDISDNKIGSDGVRKVCDMITENNSLTSLTLSGNGIKNEDAKYLSDLLRNPRSARLLTLNVSHNHIEEAGGKDIALAIKYNYWLKCLNLSWNHIRRKGATSICKALKVNKVLTDVDLSWNGLADEGALLVAEVLQENTTLLSLSVAFNRFSIFGVNLITEGLKKNNTLQIFRIGGNMVTHAGSMDLLMVLETNVNTSITTLDLGDAPVTKEFMDLKDELQSERPELDVIYGCVVTGFDLYAILARGRNKIPVDPVCVVRDYIVDNGLRGHDLFYRFDTNKDQTVTRTDFRKGILATQVALSARERGKLYRLLDVRNKGFFVFKDFADLFEEPVRNERRKRVRLHLEAKNPKTPEPIDSDEELLT